One region of Chryseobacterium sp. C-71 genomic DNA includes:
- a CDS encoding glycosyltransferase family 4 protein has protein sequence MILHITNDYSGSTVYKNLIRELDYVSIEQIVYNPVRESSRIGKNKIDLINDKSQIIYSHILSKYADRILYQKKVKKIVKDIETKVDLSKITFIHAHTWYSDGGVAYELHKKYKIPFIVAVRNTDLNLFLKYFLHERSYGREILLAADKIITISAVYKNRMSDDERLAPIILEIKNKITVIPNGLDPYWIDSKVSVRKQIENKDVIQLLYIGKFDKGKNVINLVNAVKNLNKNSTNNFALTLIGGKGNDEKRVLSAIKDQSCFNYVGRVDDLTQLKRYFQKSDIFTMPSKAETFGLVYMEALLQGLPILYTKNEGIDGLYEDLIGEKVENTSVREIENKIQLLLSNYNHYNFSIEKFSKNHDWKRIAEVYRQLYMQ, from the coding sequence ATGATACTTCATATTACAAACGATTATTCGGGATCAACCGTGTATAAAAATTTAATCAGAGAACTTGACTATGTCAGTATCGAACAGATTGTTTATAATCCGGTACGTGAATCTAGTAGGATAGGGAAAAATAAGATTGATTTAATAAATGATAAATCACAGATTATCTATAGCCATATTTTATCAAAATATGCAGATCGTATCTTATATCAGAAAAAAGTAAAAAAAATAGTTAAGGATATAGAGACAAAAGTAGATTTATCAAAAATTACATTCATACATGCTCACACTTGGTACAGTGACGGAGGGGTTGCATATGAGCTTCATAAAAAGTATAAAATCCCTTTTATAGTAGCTGTAAGAAATACCGATTTAAACCTGTTTCTAAAATATTTTTTGCACGAAAGAAGTTATGGACGAGAGATACTTTTAGCTGCTGATAAGATCATTACCATATCAGCTGTATATAAAAACAGAATGTCTGATGATGAAAGATTGGCACCTATAATTTTAGAAATCAAAAATAAAATTACTGTTATTCCCAATGGTCTAGACCCTTATTGGATTGATTCAAAAGTTTCAGTCAGAAAGCAGATTGAGAATAAAGATGTAATTCAATTACTTTACATTGGAAAATTTGATAAAGGTAAAAATGTTATTAATCTGGTAAATGCTGTAAAAAACCTAAATAAAAATAGTACAAACAATTTCGCATTAACGCTTATAGGTGGAAAGGGGAATGATGAAAAAAGAGTACTCAGTGCCATCAAAGATCAAAGTTGTTTTAACTATGTAGGAAGAGTGGATGATCTTACCCAATTAAAAAGATATTTTCAGAAGAGCGATATTTTTACGATGCCTTCTAAAGCTGAAACGTTCGGGCTCGTATATATGGAGGCACTCCTGCAAGGGTTACCCATCTTGTATACAAAGAATGAGGGAATAGACGGATTGTACGAAGATCTGATAGGTGAGAAAGTTGAGAATACATCCGTGCGTGAAATTGAAAATAAGATACAACTTTTACTTAGTAATTATAATCACTACAATTTTAGTATAGAAAAATTTTCAAAAAATCATGACTGGAAAAGAATAGCTGAAGTTTACCGACAACTATATATGCAATAA
- a CDS encoding glycosyltransferase family 4 protein, which translates to MNILYIHQYFLTPQEPGGTRSYWLARELIKNGHKVTMLTSSTKFAEEIKEINVDGIEVIYLKEEYDQNMSVARRLKAFVKFMYKSSKIGLMQKNIDLVIATSTPLTIGVPALVLKWLKKKPFVFEVRDLWPEVPIQMGAIKNKWMIKATRSLEKLIYKNASHVIALSPGMQDGVLQYLPIDKTSMIPNMAKMDEFWPREKNNLLMEKLGLQKDSFKVVHFGSLGLANGAHTIIESARLLKDHGDVEFLFVGGGSTEQELIEEVQKHNLENVKFLGKFPMKDVSEIVNFSDVSLISFLDLPILYTNSPNKLFDSLSAGKPIIVNSAGWTKAIAEDYRCGYYVNPKNPQELADKILFLKSNPDISAEMSINSRMLAETVYDKSILCKQFVQVIESVSDNLNKG; encoded by the coding sequence ATGAACATCCTATACATTCATCAGTATTTTCTTACGCCGCAGGAACCTGGAGGAACCAGGTCGTATTGGCTTGCACGGGAGCTGATAAAAAACGGACATAAAGTCACGATGCTTACTTCATCAACTAAATTTGCAGAAGAAATCAAAGAAATCAATGTAGATGGAATTGAAGTGATTTATCTTAAAGAAGAATATGACCAGAACATGAGTGTTGCGAGAAGGCTGAAAGCTTTCGTGAAATTCATGTATAAGTCTTCGAAAATCGGTCTGATGCAAAAGAACATTGACTTAGTAATTGCAACTTCTACACCGCTAACTATTGGTGTTCCTGCACTTGTCTTAAAATGGTTAAAGAAAAAACCTTTTGTTTTTGAAGTAAGAGATCTCTGGCCGGAAGTTCCTATTCAGATGGGTGCCATTAAGAATAAGTGGATGATTAAAGCGACCCGTTCGCTCGAAAAGCTAATCTATAAAAATGCATCTCATGTCATTGCTTTGTCACCGGGAATGCAAGATGGAGTTCTTCAATATCTTCCGATTGATAAGACTTCTATGATTCCCAATATGGCAAAGATGGATGAATTTTGGCCCAGAGAGAAAAACAATCTGCTCATGGAAAAACTGGGGCTTCAAAAAGATTCTTTCAAAGTGGTGCATTTTGGCTCGTTGGGCTTAGCCAACGGAGCTCATACAATCATTGAATCTGCCCGATTATTGAAAGACCATGGTGATGTAGAGTTTTTATTTGTTGGTGGAGGTTCTACGGAACAAGAACTAATAGAGGAAGTACAAAAACATAATTTAGAGAACGTTAAATTTTTAGGAAAGTTCCCCATGAAAGATGTCTCAGAAATTGTCAATTTTTCTGATGTTTCTCTGATCTCTTTCTTAGATCTTCCGATCCTATATACCAATTCACCAAATAAACTTTTCGATTCCCTTTCGGCAGGTAAGCCTATTATTGTTAATTCGGCAGGATGGACGAAAGCAATTGCTGAAGACTATCGTTGCGGATATTATGTAAATCCTAAAAATCCACAGGAACTTGCAGACAAGATCTTGTTTTTAAAGAGTAATCCGGATATTTCAGCGGAGATGAGTATCAATTCAAGAATGTTGGCAGAGACAGTATATGATAAATCTATTTTATGCAAACAATTTGTACAAGTGATTGAAAGTGTTTCAGATAATCTTAATAAAGGCTAA
- a CDS encoding sugar transferase gives MLYRKYLKRAFDFFVAFLGLVILSPVFIIVVIGLYFANDGKPFFLQKRPGLNEKIFKIIKFKTMNDKKDKQGNYLPDSERLTPIGSFIRKTSLDELPQLINVLKGDMSLIGPRPLLPQYLSLYNESQKRRHNIRPGITGWAQVNGRNAISWTMKFELDIWYIDNVSFTTDCKVMFLTLKKVIKKEGINQAQQATVEAFKGNN, from the coding sequence ATGCTATACAGAAAATACTTGAAGAGGGCTTTTGATTTTTTTGTTGCATTCTTGGGATTAGTGATATTATCGCCTGTATTTATCATCGTAGTGATTGGGTTATATTTTGCGAACGATGGTAAACCCTTTTTCTTACAAAAACGGCCGGGCTTAAATGAGAAGATATTCAAGATCATCAAGTTTAAGACAATGAATGACAAAAAAGACAAACAGGGTAATTATTTGCCTGATTCGGAAAGGTTAACACCAATTGGAAGTTTTATACGTAAGACTTCTCTGGATGAGCTTCCACAATTAATTAATGTGCTGAAAGGAGACATGTCGCTTATAGGTCCGAGACCTTTATTGCCACAATACCTTTCTTTATATAATGAATCTCAAAAACGAAGACACAATATACGCCCAGGAATTACAGGATGGGCACAGGTGAATGGTAGAAATGCCATTTCCTGGACGATGAAATTTGAATTAGATATATGGTACATCGATAATGTGTCGTTTACTACAGATTGCAAGGTAATGTTTCTTACTTTAAAAAAAGTAATAAAAAAAGAAGGCATCAATCAGGCACAACAGGCTACGGTAGAGGCTTTCAAAGGAAATAACTAG